Proteins co-encoded in one Xyrauchen texanus isolate HMW12.3.18 chromosome 19, RBS_HiC_50CHRs, whole genome shotgun sequence genomic window:
- the LOC127659752 gene encoding uncharacterized protein LOC127659752, whose translation MGAFGRALLIIVLFYFCIYFGESYMCIPLQFLKSSCPQPSSNSSNCTSVLVSLNTTSTTVEEGADVIVTCLHIFPKGINNSFSWHLDPSLTTDIQNETLTIKSILKTVEVNCTVSNICGNFSAILKITVNASNAMVIILICVGAAAGLILMFAIAMKISLQRGQVQSQARMRKRQRNLENIHSNVTTISGY comes from the exons gtaTATATTTTGGAGAATCGTACATGTGCATACCACTTCAATTCctgaaat CATCATGTCCTCAGCCTTCGTCCAATTCAAGCAATTGCACCAGTG TGTTAGTGAGCTTGAATACCACTTCCACCACAGTGGAGGAGGGCGCAGACGTGATTGTGACCTGCCTTCATATCTTCCCCAAAGGCATTAATAATTCCTTCAGCTGGCATCTGGACCCGAGTTTAACTACAGATATTCAAAATGAAACTTTGACTATCAAGAGCATATTAAAAACAGTGGAAGTCAACTGTACAGTTAGCAACATTTGTGGAAACTTCTCTGCTATTttaaaaattacagtaaatg CTAGTAATGCTATGGTGATTATATTGATTTGTGTCGGAGCAGCTGCTGGTCTTATTCTCATGTTTGCGATAGCCATGAAGATCAGCCTCCAGAGAGGACAAG TTCAGAGTCAGGCCAGGATGAGAAAAAGACAACGAAATTTAGAGAACATCCACAGTAATGTAACCACCATCTCCGGCTACTAA